In Dyadobacter sp. CECT 9275, the following proteins share a genomic window:
- a CDS encoding glycine zipper family protein, with protein MKLPMLMLGTTLFLSACDSRKSQEIAMQQAKQMAVDSMKNVISKKAVIDSMNRVMAEREEEIKRLQEKKNKQYVASSYATAPSATKKKKWNHTAKGAVVGAGTGAVTGAIINKNRAEGALIGSLIGAGVGAGTGAIVDASQKKKQKTD; from the coding sequence ATGAAATTACCAATGTTAATGTTAGGTACTACCTTGTTTTTATCGGCTTGTGATAGCCGAAAAAGTCAGGAAATTGCGATGCAGCAGGCAAAACAGATGGCTGTGGACTCCATGAAAAATGTAATCTCTAAAAAGGCAGTAATTGACTCTATGAATAGGGTAATGGCCGAGCGGGAGGAAGAAATAAAGCGCTTGCAGGAGAAAAAAAACAAACAATATGTGGCAAGCAGCTATGCAACGGCACCGTCTGCGACGAAAAAGAAAAAATGGAACCATACTGCCAAAGGAGCTGTGGTGGGAGCAGGTACGGGAGCGGTAACCGGGGCAATCATCAACAAAAACCGGGCAGAAGGTGCGCTGATTGGCAGCCTTATTGGTGCGGGAGTAGGTGCCGGAACAGGAGCGATTGTGGATGCTTCGCAAAAGAAGAAACAGAAAACGGATTGA
- a CDS encoding VOC family protein, whose amino-acid sequence MNNQIYPCLWFDGNAREAAGFYCSVFKNSRILDETPMVVIFEINGNKMMGLNGGPLFKFNESVSLVVNCDTQEEIDYYWEKLTSDGGNESMCGWLKDKFGFSWQIVPANLGKYMSDPEKGKRVMQAIMGMRKLNIKQLEEA is encoded by the coding sequence ATGAATAACCAGATTTATCCTTGTTTATGGTTCGACGGCAATGCCAGGGAGGCCGCAGGATTTTATTGTTCAGTTTTTAAAAATTCCAGGATCCTGGATGAGACCCCGATGGTGGTTATTTTTGAGATTAACGGAAACAAAATGATGGGTCTGAACGGCGGTCCTCTGTTCAAATTTAACGAATCTGTTTCTCTTGTCGTAAATTGCGATACCCAGGAAGAAATCGATTATTACTGGGAAAAACTCACATCCGACGGAGGGAACGAAAGTATGTGCGGCTGGCTGAAAGATAAATTCGGGTTTTCGTGGCAGATCGTACCGGCCAATCTGGGTAAATATATGTCTGACCCCGAAAAAGGGAAAAGGGTGATGCAGGCGATCATGGGAATGAGAAAACTCAATATAAAACAGCTGGAAGAGGCCTGA
- a CDS encoding 3-keto-disaccharide hydrolase, whose protein sequence is MKTTQAVLMISSLSLLLAFRLPAFEDTGEMRTDTYQTKKWETLFDGKNLDKWRKAAVDSAPSKGWIIENGTLSATKGRKGGDIITKETYSSFELQCEFKLTHAANSGIKYLVNSIQNANTKKYSPMGVEYQIIDDKNYPEVKNDPDGVSSTGAVYLLYAPKGKKLLPAGEWNKMRILVKGKHTEHWLNGVKVAEYERGSTDFNQKVATTKFKDYPDYAKADTGHIMLTDHGDQVFYKEIKIRRL, encoded by the coding sequence ATGAAGACAACCCAGGCAGTTTTAATGATCAGTTCGCTGAGTCTCCTCTTAGCCTTTCGGCTCCCCGCCTTTGAAGATACCGGAGAAATGCGGACAGATACCTATCAGACAAAAAAATGGGAGACACTCTTTGATGGCAAAAACCTGGATAAATGGCGAAAGGCCGCGGTTGACAGCGCTCCTTCCAAAGGATGGATTATTGAAAACGGGACCTTATCGGCCACGAAAGGCAGAAAAGGGGGCGACATCATCACCAAAGAAACGTACAGCAGTTTTGAACTTCAATGTGAGTTCAAGCTGACGCATGCCGCCAATAGTGGAATCAAGTACCTCGTCAATTCGATCCAGAATGCTAATACGAAGAAGTATTCTCCCATGGGAGTCGAGTATCAGATCATCGATGATAAAAACTATCCGGAGGTAAAAAATGACCCTGACGGGGTATCATCAACAGGGGCTGTTTATCTGTTGTACGCTCCAAAAGGGAAGAAACTGCTACCTGCCGGCGAATGGAACAAGATGCGCATTCTGGTAAAAGGGAAACATACCGAACACTGGCTGAACGGTGTAAAAGTAGCAGAATATGAAAGGGGAAGTACGGACTTTAATCAGAAGGTTGCTACTACCAAATTTAAAGATTATCCGGACTATGCCAAGGCAGATACGGGCCACATCATGCTCACAGATCACGGCGACCAGGTGTTCTATAAAGAAATAAAGATCAGAAGGTTATAA